In the genome of Lathyrus oleraceus cultivar Zhongwan6 chromosome 4, CAAS_Psat_ZW6_1.0, whole genome shotgun sequence, the window GTAAACTAGTTTTACACGACGTGATCCAATAAGATTCCAGCGTTTTGCAGTTACAAAGTGAACCAACGTAGCATTATATTGGATGTCAGTGTAAAACTAATTTACATCAACAATGCATTTCGATTAAACTCTATAGCTCTTATGTTTTGCTGCAATTTCCAGGTATATTGTGCTACTTGGTTTTACCCTTCTCGCCCTCCTGTTTTGGCCAACAAGCAGCTCAAGTTTCTGGCATCAGTGTTGGAACTTGGCGGGCCATTTTAAGCAACTTATAGCTTCTATCATATCGAGAAATGAAACAAAAGAGAAAGACGAGGATGCCAACTATGAATATGAGATGATGTGGGATGCAGAAGGTTCAATGCATCTTATAAAGAAACCTCTGAAGGCTTCCACTTCAAATTCTAATGAAAGAAGCTTAGGAGAAAGGTAAACTTTGGTTTTCATATTTCGCAGTTCGATCTTGGATAAATGTGATCTCTTAGCTTGTCATGAAACTGAAACTAAGTAACACCGTAAATTTTTTTGGATTGATTTATTTATGTTTATCTACTGGGATAAGAGATCATATGAAAACAACTTATTGCATGTCATTGTCGGTTAAAAATAGCTTATACATAAGCACTTATATAGTAAATTGTTTAACCAAATAGGGAACAACCCTGTGTTTTTTATCCTTTGGCAGGGGTAATGTTGTAATGCGGCCAACTGCTAGAAAAAATACTGGTCAAGAAGCAGATTTCTCGATGAGTATGGATATGGCTTCAAGCACCGGGCCTGATCCTCTACCGAGATTACCTCCCAGAACAGGCAGATCAAGGGCAACAATTATAATCCAAAGATTACTACGCATGCTGCGAATGCTGACTGTTATTGCCGCAGTCAACGTTCCTCTTTACATGATGTTGCTATTCAAGGATTGGATTGACAAGTAAAGATGAGATTCATATGTGAGTTATAGCATTCAGGTTTTACATTAAGATTTTATTGTAATGAAGAGTTGTTGTAGATTTTATTGTAAAGATGAACGAGAACCGAGAGTTGTTGTACATTTATATTAAAATGCTATAACTCACCCTCATTGTAAAGGATGTAAAACTCACATATGAGTCTAGAGGTTTGTACGTAAAGGGTGATAAACACACATATGAGTCTAGAGAGCTTTTACAAACCTCTAGACTCTTGTTTTCCCAAAGAACAAGAACTGAGTTCTATTCTAATAAGTGGAATCAGCAGCTATGTCATTTAACTCGCTATAATAAATGTGTATGGACGCAAGTACAGGTATTTAGTATACATgttaatttattaattttattaaataCATCGTTATCGTTATAGAATTTGTATacattttaatataaatatttgtttatttgttaaATCAACAATAAcatctttgaattttttttaatattattaaaaaCTTAAAATGATATGATAAATTATAATTAATCGATCATTTTTTTATTAGAAATGCAAGTAAACGAATATGAGTATGAGTACTTAATTGGATATGGTTACAGGTACAAACGTTTTTAAACTGCAAGTATGGAGATGAGTATTATAGTATAAAGTTCAAACCCTGTATCCATTGTCATTCCTATCTAGTAGTATAATTCTTTTCAAAATATTAATTATGAGATGTCTTTTTAAATAATTTCTATTATAATCTTTTAAGGTATTTCTTTGATCTCTAGCTATTTGATGTCTCCATCTAATTTACTCTCTTTATCTTAAAATTTGTAAATTTTCTCTCTTGCatgtcaaaatcacttaaatatatttttcaccatttttttctACTATATATTCTACCATAACATTTTCTCTAATATTGTCATTTCTGATCTTATCAtatttgtgagatattggatcgaacttTAGTATGATCGAAAAATAACTTCTTGGTTTGACAATCCGACAAGATCATTAGCATGCcgtcgaagtctgttcacatgttgtagtcgaagtatgctaggattaACAAGTCGAATTTGACATGTTTGTtatgcccaattgtttaagttagtttgttctctaagttagcttgtgtaattGGCCTGTATGTAAAAGTCCATTAGTTTAGTctgttagttttcttataaataacatactagtctctcatcattgtataacgcaaatcctaattagggtgagaaAGGTTGTTTGCTattctgtaacacttgtaatcttaTTTCAAAGAGGAAGTAAAAAATAGCAGTTTATAACCAACTTGTTGTGTTCTTCATGCTTCCATTTTTCTACCCTTATGGATTTCTTGTCGATCAAGAAATTAAGTATACTTTGTTATTCTGGTACCGTTTTCACAACAAATTGGTGCGGTTAGCTTCGAGAAGATGCtgtcaacaaagtatgagattgaaaagttcaccGTAGTGAATGATTTCCATTTGTGGCACTTGAAGAGGAAAGCCCTACTGGTTCAGCAGGGTTGTTTAGAAGCGTTAAAGGGAGGCGATGCCATGGACGGCTGGACGCTACGTTAACGGACAAAGAAAAAACAACCATGGTAGAGAAAGCCCACAACGCCATCTTATTGAGCCTTGGCGATAAGGTTCTTCGACATGTTTCGAAGGAGATGACAATCTCGGGGTTATGGGTGAAACTTGAAAGTTTGTACATGACCAAATTGTTGGTCAATCGCTTTTACCTGAAGTAAGCTCCGTATTCATTCAAGATAAGTGAAGACAAAGTTCTGACTGAGCAattggatatgttcaacaagttgattcttgatcttgaaaatatcgaTGTCAAGATCAAGGATGAAGATCAAACACTGTTATTGTTGTGTGCTTTTCCAATATCACATGCTCACTTCAAATAAAttctcttgtatggaagagagtctctgacatttgaagaagttcaatcaacCTTGTATTTGAACGAACGAAAGGAGCACAAGCCATCTTCGACTGGTGAAGGCTTCTCGGTTAAAGCGAAATTCACAAAGAGATATGGCAAGTTTGACAATAAGAAGTGTAAAAGTCACCAAAAGTCTTATAGTGGTGATGCATTTGGTATTCAATGTTATCACTTTAAGAAGGGGGGGTCATACAAGAAAAGTGTTCCCGGAACGCCTGAAAGATCATGGAGGTAAGGATAATGGCAATGCAACCATTATTCAATATGATTAGACTCATCTAatgttcttgtggtttcaagcGACAACTCAAGTAAAGAatggattatggattcaggtgattccaaacaaagacttgttcgaggaactatgtgatcaagatgaTGGATATGTATTGCTTGGAAACAATAAAGGTTGCAAGATTGCGGGTGTTGGAtctgtgagattcaagctccataATGAGTCAATAAGGCTGTTGACTGAAGTCAGGTatgtacctgatttgaagagaaatttgatttctcttgatGAATTCGACAAAAAAGGATATATTTTCCAAGGAGATAAAAGTATTATAAAAGTCATGAAAGGTTCGAAGGAAGTCTTAAGAGGCGTGAAAAAACAATGCTTGTATACCCTTGATGACGTTAGTCGAAGTGCACAAATATTTAAAGAATAGCTCGGACATGAAGAGATTCATGTTGAGGTGGAGCATGTCGATGCTGAATTGCATATCCCAGATCAAGTCGAAGAAGAAACACAAGATGTTGAAGATATTAAGGAAGTTGAGGAAACTGTCGATGACTACCTATTGACAAGAGATAGACCGAGAAGAGTCATTAAGCCACCTAAAAGACTTCGGTATAAAGATCTCATAGCTTATACTTTAATCTCTGCAAGTGAGATTATAGATGAAAAACCTAGAGAttataaggaagttatgaggagtCAAAATAAGACTGAATGGATGAAGGCCATGGATGATCAGATgaagtctcttcatgataaccacaCTTGAGAACTGATCAAGAAACCTGTTGGAGCCAGGTTAATCAGctgtaagtggattttcaaagttaaggaAGGAATCGAAGGAGTGATGTCGAGGAGATACAAGGCAAGATTACTCATAAGGGGTTTCACTCATAAAGAAAGTGTCAACTCCAATGATGTGTTCTCTCCTATTGTGAATCACATGTCAATTTGAATGTTACTTGCCATGGTGGCACAGTTCGACCTAGAACTggaacaaatggatgtgaaaactaggggtgttcaaaaccaaaccaacccaatagaaaaccgcaaaccaaaccaaaccaaaccgaaaccgcaaaaaaccgcatttggtttggattcgtttgggtcattttttaataaaaccgcacggtttggtttggtttgcggtttgtattttgcaaaccgaactaaaccaaaccaaaccgcattatgttacaacccaaacttcacttatcccacatccaacccaaacctcaaacctagtatgccttaaccttacaattacaaacaattttctcttaatcacacttagggtttcaatttcaaccttcttaaatctctcatagtagtatcacacattcttctcatcttcttttccatgtaggtctcgtctattctactctaataagtcctctattatgttctttcttttttatcttttatgttactattttctcttccaattacgtttttattgaacttttcttctcaatctcgcatctcttatattctttttttcatcttctctaatctctcatctcatatgtttttttatgttttattataatgtctttgatattattttatgctactatttatatttgtcttttattccacttttgtctaatctggttttttgtatattgaatgaaacgtttttgtctaaatatgatgaattttgatgttatttagtaatgtatgaatgactaaacacaaagttatctcgttatttataggagtatatatggctcaataaaaatattataaaaaaccgaaccaaccgaaccaacccaaaccgcattgatttggtttggtttggttttatttttaaaagtcaaTCGAACCAAACCGAACTGCATgtttttttctcttgcggttcgggtgatttttatcgcaaaaaccgcccaaaccgcaccaCAAACACCCATAGTGAAAACTACTTTCTTGTATGGAGATCTAGATAAAATAATCCTGATGAGGCAACCCGAAGGGTATGCAGAAAAGGGAAAGGAAGATTATATGTGCAAGCTGAATAGATTTGTATATGGACTTAAACAATCTCCTCGCAAGTGGAATAGGGGATTCGACAAGTTCATGACACACATAAGTTTCATTAGAAGCCAGTTCGACCGCCGTGTTTATTTCAGATTTCAActtggaaattcatttgttattttgttgttttaTGTGAATGATATTCTCATAGAAAGCAACAATGTCGAGGATGTAATGAAGGTGAAGGATGAACTCAATAATGAGTTCGATATGAAGGATCTGGGAGCTGCATGCAAAGttcttgggattgacatccgAAGAGACAGAAAGCAGTCAaaattatgcttatctcaagagacatacctaCGAAAGATTCTTGCTAAATTTGGCATGTCAAATTCAAAGGCAGTTGTGACTCTGACAAATCCTCAATTCAAATTGAGTACATATCAGTGTCCAAATACCGATGTCAAAAGAGCTTATATGAATAACATCCCATATGTTAATATAGTAAGTTCTTTGATGTATGATATGGTATGTACTAGACCCGACATAACATATGCAATAAGTCTTGTAAGCAGGTACATGACGAATCCTGGAAAGACTCACTGGAAAGCATTgaagtggattctaaggtacataaatggATCTCTGAACAGAGTCCTGATTTATGATGGAGTATGTGGTGAAAATAGTAAAGCAGAAATCGAAAGGTATGTCGActctgattatgcaggttgtatggaTTACAAAAAATCTATTTCGggatatgtgttcactatgtgTGGCACAATAATCAGTTGGAAAGCAACACTTagaaggttgttgccttatcaaccactgaagcgGAATATATTACCCTCACTGAAGTTGTAAAAGAAGCATGgtggcttgaaggttttgctaaggaactgaaacttcaaggtcaagttatcactgttaaatgtgatagtcaaagttCTATACACCTGTCGAAGAATTCATCCTATCATGAGCGAACCaagcacatcgatgtgaggtTGCATTTCGTCAGAGGGATAATCGAGCATGGAGAAGTCCAAGTGCTGAAGGTTTCAACATATCACAATGCTGCTAATATGATCACCAAGGCATTACCAAATTGCAAGTTTTTTCCACTATATGCAGTTGATAAAGTTGCATGAAGAAATCTAGTTTGTTCCCTTGATGTTATATAGTTTGTTTcaaggtggagatttgtgagatattcaatcgaactctagtatggtcgaagggtaACTTCTTGGTTCGACAATCTGACAGGATCATTAGCATGTCGTTGAAGTCTGTTCACATGctgtagtcgaagtatgctaggattgttaaCATGTCGAATTGGGTCTGTTTGTTATGCTCAATTGTTTAAGTTAACTTATTCTCTAAGTTAACTTGTGTAATGGGTCTGTGTGTAAAAACACATTAGTTTATTGTGTTAGTTTCCTTATAAATAGTATACTAGTCTTTTATCATTGTATAACGtaaatcctaattagggtgaaagagattatttgctattctgtaacacttgtaatcttgtttcaaagaggAAGTAAATAATATCAGTTTATAACCAACTTATTGTGTTCTTCTTACTTCCTTTTTTCTACCCTTGTGAGtttcttaccgatcaagaaaCCGATTATACTTTATTATTCCGGTATCATTTTCACAATAATATTTAATCTTACCATACATCcaaaacaacattttcatctaTGTCAAGTTTACTTTATTCTCGCTTTGATTCTTAACCGCACAACATTATGTCCGTATAACATCGCATATAACATTATATCTGTACAACATCGCATGTTTTACCACACTTCAATAAAAAAAGTCAATTTAAATAATATCTTTGTGTCACATAAAATCTGTCTCGTACTCTTCTTTTTCAGacataataataaaaaactaATTATAATGAGAGACACTTTAACACAAACCTCTTAGTAAATGGCTCATGTGGAccattttgaaaattttcaataaACATTATAGGGACTTGAAAGCTAATTTAATATGACACCTACATGACTCTAATTTTGAATGCAACCACTAGCTCATCTCACACTTAGCTGTCTGTCATGTCTGAGATCTTGTGTTGCAAAATTGCAATGACAGAGAACATGGACCAAGATACATGTCTACCTTTACAAGGCATATCATATAATGGAAATTTGGAATAACTATAGCCAAAACATTTGTGTTGTCAAATCAATACCTTCATCTCAAAATCTTTAACAATTAGTCTAAAGAACTTAAGTTTGTGCAGATACTCTGCAGATTTATTGTAAGCTAAAGATCTTAATGTTTGATCCAATAACAATGTGTGATTTTACAATAAGTCTTATATAACATACAACATATGAGATTATTTATTCCTTGTAATACAAAAAAGGTGGTTATACCAAAAGTAGTAGTGTCCTATGTGAAGGACTAACATTCCAAAATTACAATTATTCTAGCATCATATCAGCTGAAAAAACTTTCATTTAACGAGTTCCTTGCCAGCTTCATATATATTGATCATGCCTGCCCatgtagaaaaatcagaaaacTCTTCTTTCCATATGAAAAAACCCATTGAGTTTATCCAAATAGGTCAAAAAGTGAAGAAAAAAACATGATGGAAAGAGTCCATATAAGTCAACATGAGCCAGCAGTTTATGCATAGTAAATAGCTTCAAGGTTTCATCTTTTAGGTAGATAGATTGAAAGGACTGATCTTTAGGATATACGAAGAAAAGGGTCGAAGAGAACGTATCAGAGAGTGTTGCTAGTAGTCTTCTCTGGTTGTTATTTATATGCTATACGAATACGAAGAAGACTAGAAGAAGGCGAAATCGAAGGATTGGTTTGTTGGAGAGTGTTTGTTGCTAGTCATCTCCTTGAATGTACCAACAGAGAAGCATGGTGGCGCAACGGCGAACGATGTAGAGACGAGCACGTTGCTCCTTAACCAAAGAAGCACACTTGCTACTAATCCCATTCCTTT includes:
- the LOC127076183 gene encoding small polypeptide DEVIL 22, producing the protein MAELQNLKHKQEQKAHAKKKRNGISSKCASLVKEQRARLYIVRRCATMLLCWYIQGDD